One genomic segment of uncultured Desulfobacter sp. includes these proteins:
- a CDS encoding MFS transporter, whose protein sequence is MNNTQTLQSQLRPLIFLTAIFFLNFSIRIIISPLLPTILQDMSLTGDQAGSLFLVSASGYFITLVCSGFISEILLHKKTIGLSAIVTGFFFIITGLCNSLAMMRAGIFITGMGAGLYLPSGVALITASVSRQNWGKAIGVHELAPNLSFLLVPIICEALLLLMSWRSILMLTGMVSVVLGINFLKFSKVVDFPGQAPMFKALVPLLLIRSFWIMIVLFTMGVLSTIGIYSMLPLYLVDEHGMLQSQANTLIALSRIFTLPVPFAAGWISDRYGIKRTLITVLILTGLSTLGLGFLSGTALKTVIFLQPLLSVAFFPPAFSALSSIGAKETRNMIVSFTVPVAFLLGGGGAPTLIGFLAANGFFPMGFIGAGITILVFAFLPIFLKFNE, encoded by the coding sequence ATGAACAACACACAGACATTGCAATCGCAGCTGCGTCCTTTAATTTTTCTGACCGCTATATTTTTTTTGAACTTCAGCATTCGTATTATTATATCCCCGCTTTTGCCTACTATTTTACAGGACATGTCCCTCACAGGCGACCAAGCCGGCTCCCTGTTTTTGGTGTCTGCCTCTGGATATTTTATTACCCTGGTCTGCTCAGGGTTTATTTCAGAAATATTGCTGCATAAAAAAACCATTGGTCTTTCTGCAATCGTGACCGGGTTTTTTTTTATTATAACAGGCTTGTGTAACAGCCTGGCCATGATGCGGGCCGGTATATTTATCACCGGCATGGGTGCGGGGCTGTATCTACCCAGTGGCGTTGCCTTGATCACTGCTTCGGTAAGTAGGCAGAACTGGGGCAAAGCCATCGGAGTTCATGAATTGGCACCGAATTTGAGTTTTCTATTGGTTCCGATTATCTGTGAAGCACTGTTGTTGTTGATGTCCTGGCGCAGTATTCTGATGCTGACTGGAATGGTATCGGTGGTGCTTGGTATCAATTTTTTAAAATTCAGCAAAGTCGTAGATTTTCCGGGGCAAGCTCCTATGTTCAAAGCCCTTGTCCCACTGTTACTTATCCGTTCTTTCTGGATTATGATTGTGCTGTTCACGATGGGCGTACTCAGTACCATAGGGATCTATTCCATGCTTCCTTTGTATCTCGTAGACGAGCATGGCATGTTACAGTCCCAGGCCAATACATTGATTGCCTTGTCCAGAATTTTTACCCTGCCCGTACCCTTTGCCGCTGGCTGGATCTCTGACCGGTATGGAATAAAAAGAACCCTGATTACAGTTCTTATTTTAACCGGGCTCTCCACCCTGGGGCTCGGATTCTTGTCCGGGACAGCGCTTAAGACTGTGATTTTTCTGCAGCCACTTTTATCAGTCGCTTTTTTTCCCCCGGCATTTTCAGCTCTTTCCAGTATTGGAGCCAAAGAAACCCGGAATATGATCGTTTCGTTCACTGTCCCGGTCGCATTTCTTTTGGGTGGTGGCGGTGCCCCGACGCTGATAGGATTTCTTGCAGCTAATGGATTCTTTCCTATGGGGTTCATCGGTGCCGGCATTACCATTTTAGTGTTTGCATTTCTGCCGATTTTTTTAAAATTTAATGAATGA